The stretch of DNA TAAATCagagtgtgtagagagagagagaagagaatcaGACAGATCTCTATGTGATTAACTTGCACATGCCCACACACCCAACAGTAAGCCTACTAGTTTATGATGATATATGCCAGCATCACCACCGGAAAAACAATCAACAGTACATATTCTCTTGGTTTAATGGTTCCAGACATAAAAAGAGCGGCTGTATTTAATCACAGTAAAATATTTGGATAGAGCACATGAGCAAAGAGAATGATGGTGTGGAGTTATGAAAGACCTCTTGTTTCACTGCCACCgtcgacagtgtgttccagttggTGATTAACAGTATCTGTCCATGCAGAGTGAGAGCTCTCAACCCTCTCCATCCCACAGCAGGAGCATTTGGGAGTACGAAGAACCCCCCTAGACTCTGTCCATGTTCAACGTTATCCACAAAGGGCTGGTGTCCGTCAGCTCAGCAGTTGTCGTCTTCTAGAATGTTGGGGTGTTCCTCCCAGAACTGGTTCCCTATGACGTCACAGACGTGGGCACTGACACGCCTCCTGGTGCGTGTCACTAGCACCTCCTCCCCCGCCTCGTTGGGGAGCGTCACGCTCTTGGTCACTGTTTCTTCCAGCTGGGACAGAGGGATGAAGGAAGGGGGTTAAGATGAAGGAAGGGGGTTAATAATTATTATGTATTATGATGGTTAACCCTATTTCACACGTAATATACAGGTGTGAATTGTATAAGCCTAACCCTTCATATCCCCCAGACACCCTTGGAGTGAGCCATTATTGACGGCGActctggagcaattagggttaagtgccttgctcaagggcacgtcgacagattttcacctagtCATCTTGGTGATTAGAACCTCAAGATTTCAGTTacaggcccaacactcttaaccgctagaatACCTAACGCCCTCACACACACCAGCCTGTGTTTTTTATGAATGTATCTGAAATGGCATCCAAttgtctatatagtgcactacctcagACAAGaggctctatatagtgcactacctcagACAAGaggctctatatagtgcactacctcagACAAGaggctctatatagtgcactacctcagACAAGaggctctatatagtgcactacctcagACAAGaggctctatatagtgcactacctcagACAAGaggctctatatagtgcactacctcagACAAGaggctctatatagtgcactacctcagACAAGaggctctatatagtgcactacctcagACAAGaggctctatatagtgcactacctcagACAAGaggctctatatagtgcactacctcagACAAGaggctctatatagtgcactacctcagACAAGaggctctatatagtgcactacctcagACAAGaggctctatatagtgcactacctcagACAAGaggctctatatagtgcactacctcagACAAGaggctctatatagtgcactacctcagACAAGaggctctatatagtgcactacctcagACAAGAGgctctatataggggatagggtgcattACGGACAACCTGAGTTCTCACCTTCTCCCAGATGAGGGCTGTTCCTTTCCTGTGGACCAGAGGCTCCTTGTTGTAATTGATATTAAACTCAGAAAACATGATCTCATTCTTATCTGCTGCCAACGttccctgggagagagagacatacgtCACAGAGATGTGATTATGTATCTACAGGTCTTTGTAAATGGAACGGTTAACTGTGAGGTAGATTTCAGTGAAAGTAAACAACATGAAGTAGTCATCCATTCTAAAGCTACTATCATAATAATTATAGTTCTGACTAACAAGCAGATGCCCCTTAGCCAATTACACACCTCAAAAAGAACAGATATTTGAAGACTGTGACACACCCCCACACCTGTAATTATGCTAATCTCACTGGAGTAACTCTCACCTTTAGTCGGTCCTCTGCCTGTGTAGTGGTGAGTCCGCCTTTCTGCACCAACGTCCAAAACACTGTGTTATACAGGTTGTTGACGTGACCTGGcgaacacacacaccattatgaAAGAGAAGCAGAAATGTGGAAGAAAATCTACTGTATTCAaagcatacacacacaggatAATGTATTGGGggataggagtgtgtgtgtgtgtatttacagtcAGCCTGCCTCCAGCTGAGGTAGTCCCGGAGGTTGCGGTTGCTAGGATACAGAACCACCCGCCCGTCAAACCCCGGGGGGTAAAGAAGGGGCTGGTCTCCGAAGTAGTTCCTCCAGTAGAACACATAGGAAGAGGAGAACTGGGACGCGACATGGGTCATCAGCttactggagggggaggaggaaggagagtgggaggagacGAGAAAAGTGTCACTCAAATGCAATAAACatttcttgtgtgtgtgtctgtgtggttggcgAGTGTCGTGGTTGGCGAGTGTCTGTGTGGTTGGCGAGTGTCTGTGTGGTTGGCGAGTGTCTGTGTGGTTGGCGAGTGTCTGTGTGGTTGGCGAGTGTCTGTGTGGTTGGCgagtgtctgtgtggttggggagtgtctgtgtggttggggagtgtctgtgtggttggggagtgtctgtgtggttggggagtgtctgtgtggttggggagtgtctgtgtggttggggagtgtctgtgtggttggggagtgtctgtgtggttggggagtgtctgtgtggttggggagtgtctgtgtggttggcgagtgtctgtgtggttggcgagtgtctgtgtggttggcgagtgtctgtgtggttggcgagtgtctgtgtggttggcgagtgtctgtgtggttggggagtgtctgtgtggttggggagtgtctgtgtggttggggagtgtctgtgtggttggggagtgtctgtgtggttggggagtgtctgtgtggttggggagtgtctgtgtggttggggagtgtctgtgtggttggggagtgtctgtgtggttggggagtgtctgtgtggttggggagtgtctgtgtggttggggagtgtctgtgtggttggggagtgtctgtgtggttggggagtgtctgtgtggttggggagtgtctgtgtgattggggagtgtctgtgtggttggggagtgtctgtgtgacagtgtgtgtgtgtctctgtacatGTGTGTTATTACCTGGCTCTCCTCTTGAACCAGTTGGAGGTCCTCTTGAAGACGAAGCTGAACTCGTCACTCTGTCCGTAGGAGATGATGATGTCATCCAGGTCCTCCATGACAGACCTGGCGCTGCACGTCATCAGACCCAGAGCTCTGTCGTCGTTGGGCTTCAGGAAGTTGTGCTGCTCTGCAAACCTACAGCAACACAGGgtcagtcagtgggtcagtcagtcGGTGGGTCAGTCTGGGGACTGACCCACCGGTGGGTCAGACAGTCGGTGGGTCAGACAGTCGGTGGGTCAGACAGTCGGTGGGTCAGACAGTCGGTGGGTCAGACAGTCGGTGGGTCAGACAGTCGGTGGGTCAgacagtcagtgggtcagtcagtgggtcagtcagtcagtcagtgggtcagtcagtcagtcagtgggtcagtcagtcagtcagtgggtcagtcagtcagtcagtgggtcagtcagtcagtcagtgggtcagtcagtcagtgggtcagtcagtgGGTCGAGTTACAGATACTAACACACTAGTGGTAATTTGCCACCTGGCTTGTCATTCAGGTCCCCCAGTCCACTTCAAGGGTGCGTctcaataataaaataaattgttCCCGTCCTGCTTGGTCACTAAACAAATGACTGTGAAATGCGACAGGATGGTAACGATTTTCTCCACATATTTAATCTGCAGACCATTCAgtgcagaagagaggagaggatgccaCTACAGATACTCTCTGGAGCTACAGATACACCCCCTGCTATTCTCTGGAGCTACAGATACACCCCCTGCTATTCTCTGGAGCTACAGATACACCCCCTGCTATTCTCTGGAGCTACAGATACACCCCCTGCTATTCTCTGGAGCTACAGATACACCCCCTGCTATTCTCTGGAGCTACAGATACACCCCCTGCTATTCGCTGGAGCTACAGatacaccccctgctatactcTGGAGCTACTTACTTGTGGAAGTTCCTTCCATCCAACCGCACCACGATGTAACAGTTTTTCAGACAGGTGTCGTCTGTCTCGAAGTTACGGACGTACTCAAACTTGCTCTTGGCCATTCTGGAGCTGCTGGTGAAAACCCTGGCTACTGGTCGAAGGATGCACGTCTTGATGCCTCCTGGTAATCTACACGGCACTGGACCAAACATGAGGGTTCTGTGTGAAAGGACAGACCAGATCAAATCAAAGTAGGTTCTGTTGGAAAAGAAGTGGCAGCACTAGGTTGGCTGTGGTCTTCATGTCTGAAATTCTGCTCTCCTTTAGACTCAGAGCATTTCTTATAATTCTGTACAGAAATTCAAGACACTCCATTTACTATGATGTTAAGTTTCGTTTGGTATGTATTCatctgtccatcatccatttcatgttacaaattacaattcgtatgatatttAACGATTTGCAATAATACAATATGCTACGAATTTCCAAAttatacaatatgttacaaatcacAATTTGTTGTGGTTAACATTAGCTAGGaggctaacgttagcaagctgGCCAACTATAGccaggctaggggttaaggtGAGGTTACGGTTAGGGGAAGGGtgggctaacatgctaagtagttaaaATTAGTAAGTATTTgcaaagtatatatatatatatatatatatatatatatatatatatatatatatatatatatatatatataaaaccattatttaactaagcaagtgagttaagaacaaattcgtatttacaatgacagcctaccccaccaaaccctaacccgcacgacgctgggccaattgtgcaccgccctatgggactgccaATCACGGCCCGTTCtgaaacagcctggaatcgaaccagggtctgtagtgatgcctctagcactgatacGCAGTGCCTTTGATCGCTGCGCCACAATTAGCTAAAATTATCCATTCGAGATTCAAACAAGCATTTTTTCGTTTActacccatccaccctgaccaaccaacgTAATTTCGTTTTTACATTAAGTAGACTTCTGTTTTATGTAACACGTTACACTAATTTGACCATCCCTGATGTTACGCTTAGTCTATAAAATCAGCTGacaggctagctagctacttacaAATTATTGGCATCATCTTCGGTTCATGATGAATACTTCCTTAAAACAATGCTATAATTTAGTTTACTTTAGTTGAATCTATGTAAGTGATGCTATTGTCGAGGCAAggcttacatttttatttaaattttactGTGAGAATGTATCGGGCAAATAAGAGTACACATGTTGTTTTCGCCAGTGGGTGCAACCCAGTCCGTCCACCAAATAAGTCCTACTAAAACAGATACTGCGTATTTCTTGTTCCGGGACAGTATCTCATCTACGAtctcaaaaaacaaaaaaacaaaacaaaaacgaaCATAAATAGTTTTTGTTGTAGTTGTTGATTGTTATTTAGCTGGGTTCCTGGACATAATTTAATCtaaaaaacaataaaaacaaaGATTACAGACGACTAATATACAAATCTGCTTCATAGTACTTCAGCGCCCTCTCCTGGTGAAAATTAAGAAATGTCTGCGGTTGTTTCAAaaatggaggagagggaaagaataGGAGATAAACACCAGAAATGTAAAGAatcagaaaagaaagaaagagagaggatcaACAAGTGGATGTGTTTCAGATACAACGGAACATACGGCAGAAGAAGAAGATATCGTGGCAAAGTTGGACGTCACCTCCGATAGATTTGATCCACTCCTGGAGCACTACTCCCCTGCAGCGCCTCTTCCATACCCCAACGTGAAGTTCTCCAACAACATAGCCGAGTATGAGCGCTTTCAGAAGGGGGGCCGGGGCCGCGCCAAGCGGAGAAAAACGTGGAGAGAAAACGGAGGAAATCCAGGAAAGGTGTAGCGGATCCGGAGAGGATAGAGAAACTGAAGAGGATGATGGTGAACAACccgatagagggagaggagggtaccagcGGCACTGCCCGGCGTTGAAGAATGCACAAGAATGTTCTGACAAGGATGCTAAGTATGGCGTGAATTATTTCTAGCTTTTGTAGGCTTGCTTTGAATCATTTCGTTTTTGATGGTGGTGGTGTCAGAACAAAACATTACCTCTTTCATTCATATTTTACTTATCTGATCGTTGTCTCATATTGCCACATATATAAAAGCTAATTAAAACTCTATATTGATATGTGGGGCATTATTGATGTGTCAAACTTGTGATTGACAGCCAGGTGAATTCTATTTCATGTCTACTTTCTGTTTACACAGTCCATACAGGAAGCCCTCTGAGGGAGCTGTACTGCTGCGTGGAGGAGAGGATAAGGGTGAAAGTTCACATCAGAACCTTTAAGGGGCTCCGTGGTGTGTGTTCTGGCTTCATAGTGGCCTTCGACAAGTTCTGGAACTTGGTCAGAGCTCACCCCCTTCCCTTACCCGTCCTTCCCTCGCCCTTACCCATCCTTCCCTCACCCTTACCCGTCCTTCCCTCACCCTTACCCGTCCTTCCCTCACCCTTACCCGTCCTTCCCTCACCCTTACCCATGCCCTCCACCGCCTCTTGACAGGTGGCTTGCAGACTAGACTGTAGTCTGATGTAAGACGGTGCCCACATCATTGTCCtcactctcacccctctctctctccggcgATGGTAGATGAGACCTACAGGGAAGCTCTCTACCACGAGAAGGCCCTCACTGTCACACTTGTAGGTCTGGCTGCCAATGAAGGGCTCTGATCCTCTAGTCTAGTGGTACATTCTAGAGAGTAGGGTGTTGTTTTGGATGCAGGCTATGACATATCCAGATCATGTGCCACCCACTAAAAAAGGTACAGCCATTTTCATTCTCTGCAATCAGAAAACAAACTCATAAGCTGTCGCAAAGACGCTTTTAACCTCTttgtctcccctctccttctgtaGCTCTCTGACAAGCTGAAACTCTAAGAGAGTGCGGCTCTGAGAGAATGTGAGAAGAAGAAGCAGATAGGAAAGCTGAACCTCCCCAGGGTTCCAAACTCAAATCAGAGACAGCAGATGAGGGGACCCCAATAGAGGGGACCAGAGGGCAGTGGATCCCCAATTTCCGAGGACCACAGTGGGGCCACCAGTGGGTGATGACCCAGGGGCCACAGGCCATCCCTAGATGGCGTAGAAGTCggacgtgtgtgtttgtctttgtcttatcccGTGTAAATAGCAGTTTTTTTTCTTGTATATATCTTATTCTCACGTTCTATCTACGAACTAAATATACTTtgctgcaacccgcctcacccaatgtggtacagaTCTGCTATTGtattccttataactggaacctccatcagcagttagccagctaactagctactagtctttgttagccacggctagcggtCTTAACCTTTAGCTCGGTCACCAGCCAGCCTTAGCTTGGagaatacctgccagtctgcacagcgtgatatcaacccagagcatatctgactgcttctctctaccacatcaccggattcctgctgctctggatcattacaccggatcatcgcagctagctagctgcaaacgagtggctactgttagctaacgcctctgtcccgaagcaagcaccagttagccttgagctagcctcgagctagtcCCATATAACagctaattctagggctacaatacctcttttgccaattggtctggaccctttattgtcgacaGGGAGCCCCGCctatccatcacgactggactgccgacgtgatcgtccgatgtggtctcaacaggctattctgttacgaTGTCGCCGAAGAACCATctgctatccccggcccgctagctttctgaacGCTGTTCGCCTAGCATAGTAGTGACTACCGAACggcaccctgactcacctattgctgctcttttgaccctatgatcactcggctacacagctgatgccccctggactgtttcaataacacggtacctcGGTACCATAcggtcctgtatgtacctaactgacccgctctgcccatcatcaccatttacccgttgttgtcttagctctcctgatcaacacctgtgattgctttatgcctctctctaatgtcaatatgccttgcctactgctgtcttggctagttcttattcttttatttcactgtagagcccccagTACCACTCAATATGCcatagatagctcttttgtcccaccccacacacatgtggagacctcacctggcttaattgGGGCCTCCAGAGatgaaacctctctcatcgtcactcaacgcctaggtttacctccactgtactcacatcctaccatcccattatctgtacattatgccctgaatctattctatgcccagaaatctgctcctttaattctctgttcccaacacactagacgaccagttcttatagcctttagccgtacccttatcctactcctcctctgttcctctggtgatgtagaggttaacccaggccctggagcccccagttccactcctattccccaggcgctatcatttaTTGGcatctgtaaccgtaaaagccttggtctcatgcatgttaacatcagcagcctcctccctaagtttgttttattcactgctttagcacactccgccaacccggatattctagccgtgtctgaatcctgtcttaggaagaccaccaaaaattcagaaatcTCCATTCcgaactacaacattttcagacaagatagaacggccaaagggggcggtgttgcaatctactgcaaagatagcctgcagagttctgtcctactatccaggtctgtacccaagcaatttgaacttctacttttaaaaatccacctctctaaaaacaagtctctcaccgttgccgcctgctatagaccaccctctgcccccagctgtgctctggacaccccatctatcttcagagctcgtactgttaggtgacctaaactgggatatgcttaacaccccggccgtcctacaatctaagctagatgccctcaatctcacacaaatgatcaaggaacctaccaggtacaatcctaaatccgtaaacacgggcaccgtcatagatatcatcctaaccaacttgccctctaaatacacctctgctgttttcaaccaagatctcagcgatcactgcctcattgcctgcatccgtaatgggtcagcagtCAAACAAccttccctcatcactgtcaaacgctcccattctgtatacatcctgcctttctttggacactgtgttaacaaacctccagacgagcttcaatgccatacaacactcctttcatggcctccaactgcttttaaatgcaagtaaaactaaatgcatgctcttcaaccgatcgcttccTGCACCCGCCCGTCCGGCTAGCATCcggctagcatcactactctggatggttttgacttagaatatgttgacaactacaaatacctaggtgtctggttagactaaactctccttccagactcacattaagcatctccaatccaaaattacatctagaatcgacttcctatttcgcaacaaagcctccttcactcacgctgctaaacataccctcgtaaaactgactatcctaccgttccttgactttggcgatgtaatttacaaaatagcctccaacactctactcagcaaattggatgtagtctatcacagtgctgcccgttttgtcaccaaagccccatatactacccaccactgcgacctgtatgctctcgttggagggccctcgcttcatattcgttgccaaatccactggctctataagtctttgccaggtaaagccccaccttatctcagctcactcgtcatcatagcaacacccacccatagcacgcgctccagcagcaCTGAGCATcaccaaagccaactcctcatttggccgcctttccttccagttctctgagaatgactggaacgaattggaaaaatcactgaagctggagacatatctccctcactaactttaagcatcagctgtcagagcagcttaccgatcattgcacctgtacatagcccatccaaccaactacctacctcatccccatgttattttgttgttgttgctcttttgcaccccagtatctctacatgcacatctatccctccagtgttaatgctaaattgtaattatttcgccactatggcatTTTTATTGCCTtccctccctaatcttactacatttgcacacactgtgtatagatttttctgttgtgttattgattgtacgtttgtttatcccatgtgtaactctgtgttgttgttttttgtcgcactgctttgctttatcttgaccaggtcgcagttgtaaaggagaacttgttctcaattggcctacatggttatataaaggtgaaaaaaaataaaaaataagaccCAGGGGTCAAATGTTAAAGGTCAGGAATCAGGGACCGAGGGGCCCCAGAGAAGATGATCCCAGAAGAAAGTGTCCCAGCACTACGGGAGGGTTCACACGCACCATGTCAACCAGCTCTTCATACGGGGAGAGAACGTGCTTCTAGTCAACCTACAACCACTCTGAACCTGTTGTGTATTTTATCCAGCAGGGGTGGCAACCTAGCCTGGAACTGGAAGCCAATCggtttctgctctcttgccaactccttatggAGTTTCCATGCCTAACATGAGCAGAAGCAGACAGACTGGCACCCGGGCTAGTGGTAAATCTCCAGGGAAGTTACTTGATCAGAAGGTGCAACAAGCTGAAGCTTTACCAAGACTGACCCATCAATacctactacagtatctacactgGTTTAGACCAACAAGGAGTGAACCATGAAGTCTCACTGCTACTGTATATCATATTGATATGTATTCTCTGCTTTATGCaaacaataagaaataaaacaaattacCAAGCTGTTTTCCCTTGTCTGTCTTCTCATCTGGTCTTTGCCTCTGGGTCATATGAAACACAGTATTGGAATGCAGGCATGGAGTGCACCACTATAAATAACCACCAGAGAGCAGTGTAGACTCATTCTAAGTAATAAAAAACTGATGTACATAAATCATTGTGAAAAACAAGTCTAAAAGTATTCATATAACTAAAGATACATTTAATTTCACATTATCCTGATATAGTGAGGATCAAAATGATAGCCTAACCCAATGACTGTCgtaatttaaaataaataaatatgcagaTTATAATGTCAATGCAGAAAACCCATATAAATGTCATCCATGCTATTCCTGACCTGCCAACTCCAGGTAACATGGAGGCATATTGCCTCTAAAAGGAGGAAAGCCTACTGTTTGTCCCATTATCTTGCTTTTCTGTCAGCTAGAGCACAAACGGCAGCATGGTCTGATCTCAGAGGACCTCATGTGTGTTATGAATAATGGAGATGGGAGATGTTCAGATTGCAGATGGCACTAAGCTGCAAATCTTATGTCTAGACATTTCAGACTTTGTTTTATTCTTTAATGCCCACATTAGCCATAAACAGCATGATTTAACTGCATGTCATTGCTTTTGTGTAGCTTCTGCTTTTTGTCTCTAAACTAGGACAATAAACCTTCATCATTTCCATAATATTTTGGAGCCGTGAAGGATCTGTTAATTGATCAAACTTTGTCTGAGACAAGCCATTGTCCGACAGTATCTGGGTTTAATTACTCTGCTCTTCATATACCTTAATCGGATCTATTCAATTCCactggctgtgtgtgtctctgtagggCTGCACTGTGTGGGTGTCTGTCTCAGCAGGTTCCAAGGCCATCTAAAGAAGTCACTAAATTGGTATTAAGTGAAATAAACACTTCAATAGAAAACTGTAATCAACTGTTTTAATGCCGAAGATAAAAGGATCATGGGACAATCAAATCAAAAACATTTTCTCAAGGCTCTTTTCATTGGTGATGCGTCACTTTttctttttatacatttgcataaACTAGTGTTTTTATTTTATGTAACAATCCCACATTACAGAAGATCTCAGAACAATTGTAATAAGTAGAAAAAAAATGAAACCAGAGAAAGAATAAAACAACCCCTAAGGACATCATCTCTTAGAAAAAGAGTTGCTACATTTTGGTCGTTTCCAGCAGGTAAAGCCTCAGCTCAGACAGAAGGCTACTGTGTTTATCTGGGCAGGGTtcgggtcaattccatttcagtcAATTTAGAAAGTAAACTACATTCAACATTTTCCTTATGAAAAGCATTCAAGAAAActggaatttcagtgtacttccagaattgaaatggaattgacccgaACTCCTGGAAGAGAACATAGCTCTGAAACAGAGGAGTCTAGTTTACATGTGAGGTACTCGCTGACCTTGTAAAAATGGTCATGACTTCCACATGTACccattacctatatagtgcactacttttgaccaaagtccTAAGGGCTCTGgtcggaagtagtgcactataaagtgtATAGTGTGCCATATGAGATGTACGACCCCCCCTCAAAAAACAAGAGAAATCCTCTCCTAGACCTGCACTGTCTGAGAAACCTCTCATTCAGAGATCCACTCCGGGGTGAATTTTCCCCCAAGTACAgagctaggatcagcttccccaccCACAATCCTAACCTAAACCATCAGTGGAGGGA from Salvelinus fontinalis isolate EN_2023a chromosome 29, ASM2944872v1, whole genome shotgun sequence encodes:
- the thg1l gene encoding probable tRNA(His) guanylyltransferase; protein product: MFGPVPCRLPGGIKTCILRPVARVFTSSSRMAKSKFEYVRNFETDDTCLKNCYIVVRLDGRNFHKFAEQHNFLKPNDDRALGLMTCSARSVMEDLDDIIISYGQSDEFSFVFKRTSNWFKRRASKLMTHVASQFSSSYVFYWRNYFGDQPLLYPPGFDGRVVLYPSNRNLRDYLSWRQADCHVNNLYNTVFWTLVQKGGLTTTQAEDRLKGTLAADKNEIMFSEFNINYNKEPLVHRKGTALIWEKLEETVTKSVTLPNEAGEEVLVTRTRRRVSAHVCDVIGNQFWEEHPNILEDDNC